A single region of the Gemmata palustris genome encodes:
- a CDS encoding serine/threonine-protein kinase, with the protein MPSDGPDPTSTRADGTPETSRGNRGAEVAVHEPAPDGTVVQDKPPVWVQPLSGAHGSSGSGPSGQAFHELDREIERLQTDGGDIADGYALVRKLGSGSFGTVWEAVDRLTNERVAIKFFTAGASDWEKLLSEVGLLQAVEGCRGIVIVKQVRPGGDGRRPLYVMQLANGGSLAEWIKTAGAFPPRERARLATGFFTRVARAMAAVHRRGIHHCDLKPQNILLHSPEPGAEPEPLVADFGQGHLATDDTPALGTFFYMPPDQIDAAQVSTPPDTRWDVYALGAVAHELLTGSPPRRSPELAEKIKKAPKQLPAKMAVYREGVFAAPRPSAHHKLVDRQLGRIIDRCLSLNPDTRPRDAGALVALLDARARWRRTRPVLALAAAATLLVIGLIAGVGIALANAETDRMKGDVTAEVSSSLARTAGYGAPAIEDRLQRHIAQAERIAFERPPAVAAALDRLGRGTHGPTWNPGTAAPADFETCQKWLTVTQEDRLARLRRGDSAVPLRLVLVADSGTPGRSRGYFLVRAHPDGKIETHRNADTPAVFTHDFSYRDYFHARGHQTDEIGQPHAPVRATHISEPYRSTGDDRTADGQVLTRPWKVDVATPIWDNTEARRRVVGLLILGLNLERDLAPLLEPADLGATGSQRLGIGRRVKVVLIDHRDQWVWHPDCKQRLIEDRPDGLPHNYRALARTHGASADQTCPWDRVPAPAAGTGRRYGFAESADYIDFVEAERADAEANTDPEIACFTRFNPYAQSRYGEDDPTTEPGHPRKWVLVAQVDKRLALAPLTDLERKLVAIGAGAGGALVLLALVLWGWLVRVLRRLEFASHG; encoded by the coding sequence ATGCCTTCCGACGGCCCCGATCCGACCAGCACGCGCGCGGACGGCACGCCCGAAACCTCGCGCGGCAACCGGGGCGCTGAGGTCGCGGTCCACGAACCGGCCCCCGACGGCACGGTCGTGCAGGACAAGCCCCCGGTTTGGGTCCAGCCGCTGTCGGGCGCACACGGCTCGTCCGGCTCGGGGCCGTCGGGCCAAGCTTTTCACGAACTCGATCGCGAGATCGAGCGCCTCCAGACGGACGGCGGCGACATCGCCGACGGGTACGCCCTGGTCCGCAAGCTCGGCTCCGGCTCGTTCGGCACGGTATGGGAGGCCGTGGACCGGCTCACCAACGAGCGCGTCGCGATCAAGTTCTTCACCGCGGGCGCTTCGGACTGGGAAAAGCTGCTCAGCGAGGTCGGGCTGCTCCAGGCCGTCGAGGGGTGCCGCGGGATCGTGATCGTGAAGCAGGTGCGCCCCGGCGGGGACGGTCGGCGCCCGCTGTACGTCATGCAGCTCGCGAACGGCGGGTCGCTCGCCGAGTGGATCAAAACCGCCGGCGCGTTCCCGCCCCGCGAACGGGCGCGCCTCGCCACCGGGTTCTTCACCCGCGTCGCGCGCGCGATGGCGGCCGTTCACCGGCGCGGGATTCACCACTGCGATCTGAAACCGCAAAACATCCTCTTGCACAGCCCGGAACCCGGCGCGGAACCGGAACCGCTGGTCGCGGACTTCGGGCAGGGGCACCTCGCCACCGACGACACGCCCGCGCTGGGCACCTTCTTCTACATGCCGCCGGATCAGATTGATGCGGCGCAAGTCAGCACCCCGCCCGACACGCGCTGGGACGTGTACGCACTCGGCGCGGTGGCCCACGAGCTGCTCACCGGTTCGCCCCCGCGCCGCAGCCCCGAGCTGGCCGAGAAGATCAAAAAGGCGCCCAAACAGCTCCCCGCGAAGATGGCGGTGTACCGCGAGGGCGTGTTCGCGGCCCCGCGCCCGAGCGCGCACCACAAACTCGTGGACCGGCAACTCGGCCGGATCATCGACCGGTGCCTGAGCCTCAACCCGGACACCCGGCCCCGCGACGCCGGCGCGCTGGTCGCGCTGCTCGACGCCCGGGCGCGCTGGCGCCGAACGCGGCCCGTATTAGCACTAGCGGCCGCCGCGACGCTGCTGGTGATCGGGTTGATAGCAGGTGTCGGTATCGCACTGGCGAACGCCGAAACCGACCGGATGAAGGGCGATGTGACGGCCGAGGTGAGCAGCAGTCTCGCGCGAACGGCCGGGTACGGCGCCCCGGCCATCGAGGACCGGCTCCAGCGCCACATCGCGCAAGCGGAACGGATCGCGTTCGAGCGCCCGCCCGCCGTTGCCGCGGCCCTCGACCGTTTGGGGCGCGGAACTCACGGCCCGACCTGGAACCCGGGCACAGCGGCCCCCGCCGACTTCGAGACGTGCCAAAAGTGGTTGACGGTCACCCAGGAGGACCGGCTCGCCCGGCTGCGGCGCGGGGACAGCGCGGTCCCGCTGAGGCTGGTTCTGGTTGCCGATTCGGGCACCCCCGGTCGGTCCCGCGGGTACTTCCTCGTTCGCGCGCACCCGGACGGAAAAATCGAGACCCACCGGAACGCGGACACGCCCGCCGTGTTCACCCACGATTTTTCGTACCGCGACTACTTCCACGCACGCGGCCACCAGACGGACGAAATCGGCCAACCGCACGCCCCGGTCCGCGCGACTCACATCAGCGAACCGTACCGCTCGACCGGCGACGATCGGACCGCGGACGGTCAGGTGCTCACGCGCCCGTGGAAGGTCGACGTCGCCACCCCGATCTGGGACAACACCGAGGCCCGTCGGCGCGTCGTGGGGTTACTGATTCTCGGGTTGAATCTCGAGCGCGACCTGGCCCCCCTTCTCGAACCGGCCGACCTCGGCGCTACGGGGAGCCAGCGTTTGGGGATCGGGCGCCGGGTGAAGGTGGTACTCATCGACCACCGCGACCAGTGGGTGTGGCACCCGGACTGCAAGCAGCGGTTGATCGAGGACCGCCCCGACGGGCTCCCGCACAACTACCGGGCCCTGGCCCGTACCCACGGCGCGAGCGCCGATCAGACGTGCCCGTGGGACCGCGTCCCCGCACCCGCGGCGGGCACGGGGCGTCGGTACGGGTTCGCCGAGAGCGCGGACTACATCGACTTCGTCGAGGCCGAGCGCGCCGACGCCGAGGCGAACACGGACCCGGAAATCGCCTGCTTCACGCGGTTCAACCCCTACGCACAAAGCCGTTACGGGGAGGACGACCCGACCACCGAACCCGGGCACCCGCGCAAGTGGGTGCTCGTCGCCCAGGTCGACAAGCGCCTCGCGCTCGCGCCCCTCACGGACCTGGAGCGCAAGTTGGTGGCCATCGGCGCGGGCGCGGGCGGCGCGCTGGTCCTTCTCGCGCTCGTGCTCTGGGGCTGGCTCGTCCGAGTTCTTCGCCGATTGGAGTTCGCGTCTCATGGCTGA
- a CDS encoding adenylate/guanylate cyclase domain-containing protein, whose translation MADLEALTRIEPSAATGSSVMSVPGQYSWRYTLPENRVLKLGSESKECDWAVPEDRMISRFHATLEWTGAALVVARRGVILPDYPNKPGNQIWFRNKPVERCEVGPGEWFVIGQTRFTLRGDSDADPDAPLDATIVQRQEERSRAELENVTFTNPGMLLKALEQLPAYLKVVASEPALFKQMLKVAVAALPKADAAAIVRIPPDCPIGDLRVTVIEQNVRNPNVGAVGEFVPSRKLVRRVVCQQRKSCLHVWSTDPSDFTQGGSSDHNLTLGVLHQQGATPWAICTPFQDGSQHALYVSGRLTNRNPLEPKPDAAYLTEYQKFIEILVGLLESTRRTLRLARQVAVTKEAWPSNLRKYLDDPEKLEALLKTPQEQDVTVLFCDLRGFSGFAEEHGESLSSAWREVQSALDTMSGAVTEKGGVVAGFRGDAVLGFWGWPEKHPDQIERAAEAALRIYERLSGRMVQRRCGLGITHGRALAGRLGAHDLAVVDLYGPVVNLAFRLEEMTKAYGVGIVVSGEVAAKLQTADPMNRRWRLRGLGTVRPRGMKKPLTAHELSPISPVTSAESWVTSDTYEANLALWSAAVEKFVRGAWAEANDDLDGLFADDPAAKCFVRHMKRHNGRKPADWDGAFTPRAEE comes from the coding sequence ATGGCTGACCTGGAAGCACTGACCCGCATCGAACCGAGCGCGGCCACCGGGTCCAGCGTGATGTCCGTCCCGGGCCAGTACAGTTGGCGCTACACGCTGCCCGAGAACCGGGTCCTCAAGCTCGGCAGCGAATCGAAGGAGTGCGACTGGGCCGTGCCCGAGGACCGCATGATCTCGCGGTTCCACGCGACCCTGGAGTGGACCGGAGCGGCCCTCGTGGTCGCGCGGCGCGGGGTCATTCTGCCCGACTACCCGAACAAGCCCGGCAACCAGATCTGGTTCCGCAACAAGCCGGTCGAGCGGTGCGAGGTGGGGCCGGGCGAGTGGTTCGTCATCGGCCAGACCCGGTTCACCCTGCGCGGCGACTCCGACGCGGACCCGGACGCCCCGTTGGACGCGACCATCGTGCAGCGCCAGGAGGAGCGCAGCCGGGCCGAGCTAGAAAACGTCACGTTCACCAACCCGGGAATGCTTCTCAAGGCGCTGGAGCAGCTCCCCGCGTACCTGAAGGTGGTCGCGAGCGAACCCGCGCTGTTCAAGCAGATGCTCAAGGTCGCCGTCGCCGCACTACCGAAGGCGGACGCCGCCGCGATCGTGCGGATTCCGCCGGACTGCCCGATCGGGGACTTGCGCGTCACGGTCATCGAACAGAACGTCCGCAACCCGAACGTCGGTGCCGTTGGGGAGTTCGTGCCGTCGCGCAAACTGGTGCGCCGGGTCGTGTGCCAGCAGCGGAAGAGCTGCCTGCACGTCTGGTCCACGGACCCGTCCGACTTCACCCAGGGTGGGAGCTCGGACCACAACCTCACGCTGGGGGTGTTGCACCAACAAGGGGCGACCCCGTGGGCCATCTGCACCCCGTTCCAGGACGGCTCCCAGCACGCACTGTATGTGAGCGGGCGGCTCACCAACCGGAACCCGCTCGAACCCAAACCCGACGCGGCCTACCTCACCGAGTACCAGAAGTTCATCGAGATCCTGGTGGGGTTGCTCGAATCGACGCGCCGGACGCTCCGACTGGCGCGGCAGGTCGCGGTCACGAAGGAGGCGTGGCCCAGTAACCTCCGCAAGTATCTGGACGACCCCGAAAAACTGGAGGCGCTGCTCAAGACCCCGCAGGAACAGGACGTGACCGTGCTGTTCTGCGACCTCCGGGGGTTCAGCGGGTTCGCGGAGGAGCACGGCGAGAGCCTGTCGAGTGCGTGGCGCGAGGTGCAATCGGCCCTCGACACGATGAGCGGCGCGGTGACCGAGAAGGGCGGCGTCGTGGCCGGGTTCCGCGGCGACGCGGTGCTCGGGTTCTGGGGCTGGCCGGAAAAGCACCCCGATCAGATCGAGCGCGCGGCCGAGGCCGCGCTGCGCATCTACGAGCGCCTCTCGGGGCGCATGGTGCAGCGCCGGTGCGGGCTCGGCATTACCCACGGGCGGGCGCTGGCCGGGCGCCTGGGCGCGCACGATCTGGCGGTGGTCGACCTCTACGGCCCGGTGGTGAACCTCGCGTTCCGTCTGGAAGAGATGACGAAGGCCTACGGCGTGGGGATCGTGGTGAGCGGCGAGGTCGCGGCGAAGCTGCAAACCGCCGACCCGATGAACCGGCGCTGGCGGCTGCGCGGGCTCGGTACGGTCCGCCCGCGCGGGATGAAGAAACCACTGACGGCCCACGAGCTCTCGCCGATCAGCCCCGTAACGAGCGCCGAGTCGTGGGTCACGAGCGACACCTACGAGGCCAACCTCGCGCTCTGGTCCGCAGCGGTCGAGAAGTTCGTGCGGGGCGCGTGGGCCGAAGCAAACGACGACCTGGACGGCCTGTTCGCCGACGACCCAGCCGCGAAATGTTTCGTGCGCCACATGAAACGGCACAACGGCCGGAAGCCGGCCGACTGGGACGGGGCGTTCACCCCGCGTGCGGAAGAGTAA